One segment of Metallosphaera cuprina Ar-4 DNA contains the following:
- a CDS encoding lysylphosphatidylglycerol synthase domain-containing protein: protein MEKKLLIGTLIPPIVIVLYSLYFHLNFVSVMRNIDPKLLILFISTYLAQIAVLALRDSRIAQVSYFTAFKARLLGNSVGLVIPGWAGQDLARASVYSRYNRDIVKSFALSLNEAMYDVVIGSLLFLALVGIKASPIDLIYILTALGNVVGWTLGTGYVIFTSRRVIRAEEKLVNFLKLKNYYFLLQKGKEKVREATTWESIFINSALTVLGYLIQSVAFYYVVPSFAFDVLINMTYFAASLIPVPASSGFAELGLSIYFHPNLVVAIRILELINYSLGFIFIREISLNHLKSQFNEIRSYGKLSERPGT from the coding sequence ATGGAAAAAAAATTACTGATAGGGACGCTGATTCCTCCTATAGTCATTGTACTCTATTCTCTCTACTTTCACTTGAACTTTGTTAGCGTGATGAGAAACATAGATCCTAAGCTCCTCATCTTGTTCATTTCAACTTACTTGGCGCAGATCGCAGTTCTCGCTTTGAGAGACAGTAGAATAGCTCAAGTTTCATACTTCACTGCGTTCAAAGCTAGACTTCTTGGTAACTCAGTTGGGCTAGTTATACCAGGATGGGCAGGCCAAGACCTGGCTAGAGCAAGTGTTTACTCTAGGTATAACCGAGATATAGTGAAGTCCTTTGCTCTCTCCCTAAACGAGGCCATGTATGATGTAGTTATAGGCTCCCTTCTTTTCCTAGCCTTGGTGGGCATCAAAGCTTCACCCATCGATCTCATTTACATTCTTACAGCTTTGGGAAACGTGGTAGGGTGGACCTTAGGTACGGGATATGTGATATTTACATCAAGGAGAGTGATAAGGGCGGAGGAGAAGTTAGTCAACTTTTTAAAACTAAAAAATTACTATTTTCTCCTTCAAAAGGGGAAGGAGAAAGTTAGAGAAGCCACCACGTGGGAATCGATCTTCATTAACTCAGCTCTGACCGTTTTAGGATACTTAATTCAGTCAGTCGCGTTTTACTACGTAGTCCCTTCATTCGCTTTCGACGTCCTTATAAACATGACCTATTTTGCAGCTTCGCTGATTCCGGTTCCAGCCAGTTCAGGTTTCGCCGAGTTAGGGTTATCCATCTATTTCCACCCTAATTTAGTGGTAGCAATAAGGATACTGGAACTCATAAACTACTCTTTGGGCTTTATCTTTATAAGGGAAATAAGCCTTAATCATCTTAAAAGCCAGTTTAACGAGATTAGAAGCTATGGAAAACTTTCTGAGAGACCCGGCACCTGA
- a CDS encoding HesA/MoeB/ThiF family protein, translating into MFTRQLLVLGPELQERIFSLNVLVAGCGALGTATLEMLTRLGVGKITVIDADIVEVSNIHRTHFFKREDVGKPKAEVCVRRAREIGSGTQLEAILDIVDETNAESLVKGKDFVFDALDSVNSRLILNDACVKNGVPLIYGGISGEYGSAMYVSEDGPCLSCFMTPMEQVDSCETIGTTVTTVTLVASLQVQMMVNALRGEIPKGLYYVDGRGLSLQALDIKKNSLCEACSLHEFRYLKGIKTNCGLIRVKFEPPSLERPFVTRTSDGLIICHENCFKKLGRE; encoded by the coding sequence ATGTTCACTAGACAACTCCTGGTTCTAGGTCCTGAGCTTCAGGAAAGGATCTTCTCATTGAACGTCCTTGTAGCAGGTTGCGGAGCTTTAGGAACTGCAACTCTCGAGATGCTAACTAGGTTAGGAGTTGGAAAGATTACCGTAATAGACGCTGATATAGTGGAGGTTTCAAACATTCATAGAACTCATTTCTTTAAGAGGGAGGACGTAGGGAAGCCAAAGGCTGAGGTTTGCGTTAGGCGAGCGAGAGAGATAGGGAGTGGAACTCAATTGGAGGCGATACTCGATATAGTAGATGAAACCAACGCTGAGTCTCTAGTTAAGGGTAAAGACTTCGTTTTCGATGCCCTAGACAGCGTTAACTCTAGGCTCATTCTGAACGACGCTTGCGTTAAGAACGGTGTACCACTCATATATGGAGGTATTTCTGGAGAGTACGGTAGCGCGATGTATGTAAGCGAAGACGGTCCGTGTCTATCCTGTTTCATGACACCTATGGAACAGGTAGATTCTTGTGAAACTATTGGGACCACTGTAACTACGGTGACCCTCGTAGCTAGCCTTCAAGTCCAAATGATGGTAAACGCTTTAAGGGGTGAGATCCCAAAGGGACTTTATTATGTAGACGGCAGGGGCCTCTCTCTCCAGGCTTTAGACATAAAGAAAAACTCATTGTGTGAAGCCTGTTCTCTTCACGAATTTAGATATTTAAAAGGCATAAAAACCAATTGTGGTTTAATCAGAGTCAAATTTGAACCACCTTCTCTCGAGAGACCTTTCGTGACTAGAACTTCAGATGGTCTAATCATATGTCATGAAAATTGTTTTAAGAAATTGGGTCGAGAATGA
- a CDS encoding transketolase, whose product MEKGGRDGIPISVDELNKLKGTADRARKNVIKMQFYDQSIHVGSSLSSVEILTALEFKVLRDSSDPINRDWLILSKGHAAPALYAVLHEKGLIKEEELWKIQDISGLLQGHPETFIPGVDMSTGSLGQGLSFGIGVATGIKMSKGAGRVFVIMGDGEQDEGEIWEAMTHAIARNLDNLVAIIEMNGFQLDEATKDVKPKEFLPEVWRAVGWRVFNCDGHDIASVISTIDEALKSKRPAVIFAETRRGKGFTPIENTKRQRTVPDVARQFLLNS is encoded by the coding sequence ATGGAAAAAGGTGGGCGTGATGGAATTCCAATATCAGTAGATGAATTAAATAAGCTCAAGGGGACGGCAGATAGGGCTAGGAAAAACGTAATAAAAATGCAATTTTATGACCAGTCAATACATGTAGGTTCGTCCCTGAGCAGCGTAGAGATCTTAACCGCACTAGAGTTCAAGGTTTTAAGAGACTCGAGCGACCCTATAAATAGAGATTGGCTCATACTAAGTAAGGGGCATGCGGCGCCAGCTCTCTACGCGGTGCTTCATGAGAAAGGCCTAATAAAGGAGGAGGAGTTATGGAAGATCCAGGACATATCTGGTTTACTTCAAGGCCATCCAGAGACCTTCATACCGGGTGTTGATATGTCGACTGGGAGTCTAGGTCAAGGACTGAGCTTCGGTATAGGAGTGGCCACAGGCATAAAGATGTCTAAGGGAGCCGGGAGGGTCTTCGTAATCATGGGAGATGGAGAACAGGATGAAGGTGAGATCTGGGAGGCTATGACACATGCGATAGCTAGGAATCTAGATAACCTCGTTGCGATAATAGAGATGAACGGATTTCAGCTGGACGAAGCGACGAAGGACGTGAAACCTAAGGAGTTCTTGCCAGAGGTTTGGAGGGCCGTAGGATGGAGGGTGTTCAATTGCGATGGCCATGACATAGCTAGCGTAATATCAACCATCGATGAGGCGTTAAAGAGCAAGAGACCTGCAGTTATATTCGCAGAAACGAGAAGAGGGAAGGGATTCACTCCCATCGAAAACACAAAGAGACAGAGGACTGTTCCTGATGTTGCAAGGCAATTTCTCCTCAATTCGTGA
- a CDS encoding transketolase family protein, producing the protein MLQGNFSSIREAFGRTLVKLGEADKDIIVITADVGDSSRASYFKEKIPERYFNVGISEQDMVNFGAGLSAVGKKPVVVGFAMFLMRAWEQMRNSIGRMNLNVKVCVTHSGYSDSGDGSSHQALEDIALMRTIPNFKVVVPADAAEVERSLPEVINDRGPLYYRMGRDYSPPITSTLDYKFEIGKAYVLKDGDDLAIIGAGVVLWDALKAAEELEKMGISTAVINLPTIKPIDHSTIEYFARKTGRIVTIEEHSVIGGVGSAVAEVVVKTYPVPMRFVGATTYGRSARSQRELLDYYGITSRNVINSALELIK; encoded by the coding sequence ATGTTGCAAGGCAATTTCTCCTCAATTCGTGAGGCCTTCGGAAGGACCCTAGTCAAACTAGGGGAGGCCGACAAGGACATCATCGTAATAACTGCAGACGTCGGGGACTCGTCTAGAGCCTCCTACTTTAAGGAGAAGATTCCCGAGAGGTACTTCAACGTTGGCATATCAGAGCAGGACATGGTTAACTTCGGTGCTGGACTATCAGCTGTTGGGAAAAAACCGGTAGTAGTTGGGTTCGCTATGTTCTTAATGAGAGCGTGGGAGCAGATGAGGAACAGCATAGGCAGAATGAACCTTAACGTAAAGGTTTGCGTCACTCACTCTGGATATAGCGATAGCGGTGACGGCTCAAGTCATCAAGCGCTCGAAGACATCGCGCTCATGCGAACCATACCTAACTTTAAAGTTGTTGTACCCGCTGACGCAGCTGAGGTAGAGAGGAGCTTACCTGAGGTGATAAACGATAGAGGACCTCTCTATTATAGAATGGGTAGAGACTACTCGCCACCTATCACCTCAACTCTAGACTACAAGTTTGAAATCGGTAAGGCCTACGTCCTAAAGGACGGAGACGACTTGGCGATAATCGGAGCTGGCGTTGTCCTGTGGGACGCTCTCAAGGCAGCTGAGGAGTTGGAGAAAATGGGTATAAGCACAGCGGTAATAAACCTGCCAACGATAAAACCAATAGATCACTCGACGATTGAGTATTTCGCCAGGAAGACTGGAAGGATAGTCACAATAGAGGAACATAGCGTTATTGGAGGAGTTGGATCGGCCGTGGCCGAGGTAGTTGTCAAAACTTATCCCGTTCCGATGAGGTTTGTAGGAGCAACCACTTATGGAAGATCAGCTAGAAGTCAAAGGGAACTCTTAGATTATTATGGTATAACCTCAAGGAACGTTATTAATTCAGCGTTAGAGTTGATCAAGTAA